The following proteins come from a genomic window of Ailuropoda melanoleuca isolate Jingjing chromosome 2, ASM200744v2, whole genome shotgun sequence:
- the NRAS gene encoding GTPase NRas, producing the protein MTEYKLVVVGAGGVGKSALTIQLIQNHFVDEYDPTIEDSYRKQVVIDGETCLLDILDTAGQEEYSAMRDQYMRTGEGFLCVFAINNSKSFADINLYREQIKRVKDSDDVPMVLVGNKCDLPTRTVDTKQAHELAKSYGIPFIETSAKTRQGVEDAFYTLVREIRQYRMKKLNSSDDGTQGCMGLPCVVM; encoded by the exons ATGACTGAGTACAAACTGGTGGTGGTTGGAGCAGGTGGTGTCGGGAAAAGCGCACTGACAATCCAGCTAATCCAGAACCACTTTGTAGATGAATATGATCCCACCATAGAG GATTCTTACCGAAAACAGGTGGTTATAGACGGTGAAACCTGTCTGTTGGACATACTGGATACAGCTGGTCAAGAGGAGTACAGTGCCATGAGAGACCAATACATGAGGACAGGCGAAGGTTTCCTCTGTGTATTTGCCATCAATAATAGCAAATCATTTGCAGATATTAACCTCTACAG ggaacagATTAAGCGAGTCAAAGATTCAGATGACGTACCTATGGTGCTAGTAGGAAATAAGTGTGATTTGCCAACAAGGACAGTGGACACAAAACAAGCCCACGAACTGGCCAAGAGTTATGGGATTCCATTCATTGAAACCTCAGCCAAGACCAGACAG GGTGTTGAAGATGCCTTTTACACACTGGTAAGAGAAATACGTCAGTACCGAATGAAGAAACTCAACAGCAGTGATGATGGGACTCAAGGTTGTATGGGGTTACCGTGTGTGGTGATGTAA